Proteins from a genomic interval of Pseudomonas asplenii:
- a CDS encoding FAD-dependent oxidoreductase, which produces MPLHLLKYGLSSEYPVEVDLPAPKELKPSYDVVIIGGGGHGLATAYYLSKYHGISNIAVLEKGYLGGGNTARNTAVIRSNYLTSEGVRFYAESVRMFEGLSNEFDFNIMYSHRGQLTLAHTDATVRSFRQRAEVNKHFGGRTEMIDRQQIRELVPMLNLDPGHLPVLAGLWHIDGATARHDAVAWGYAKQAAKRGVEIHQLTEVQELVIDNGTITAVKTNRGTIRCGCAVQAVAGMSSQLMKKAGIRSPIQTFPLQAMVTQPFKPFLDPLVSSSALHCYVQQTSRGEVVFGGGSDPYPLFNTRSTLDLKESLLAHAIEMFPFLANAKLMRQWAGITDMTPDYSPIMGLSPVKNYYLDAGWGTWGFKATPICGKTMAELVASGGQVPELIKPFGLERFSTFQQVNEMGATAASH; this is translated from the coding sequence ATGCCACTCCATCTATTGAAATACGGGCTCAGTTCGGAATATCCGGTAGAGGTCGACCTGCCCGCGCCGAAGGAACTCAAGCCGTCCTATGACGTGGTGATCATCGGCGGCGGCGGCCATGGCCTGGCCACCGCCTATTACCTCTCGAAGTACCACGGCATCAGCAATATCGCGGTGCTGGAAAAGGGCTATCTGGGTGGCGGCAATACCGCGCGCAACACCGCAGTGATCCGCTCCAACTACCTGACCAGCGAGGGCGTGCGCTTCTACGCCGAGTCGGTGCGGATGTTCGAAGGCCTGTCCAACGAATTCGACTTCAACATCATGTATTCCCATCGCGGCCAACTGACCCTGGCCCACACCGACGCAACCGTGCGTTCGTTCCGCCAGCGCGCCGAGGTCAACAAGCACTTCGGCGGCCGTACCGAAATGATCGACCGCCAGCAGATCCGCGAACTGGTGCCCATGCTCAACCTCGACCCCGGGCATCTGCCGGTACTCGCCGGCCTGTGGCACATCGACGGCGCCACCGCCCGCCACGACGCGGTGGCCTGGGGTTATGCCAAGCAGGCGGCCAAGCGTGGCGTGGAGATCCACCAGCTCACCGAAGTCCAGGAACTGGTCATCGACAACGGCACGATCACCGCCGTCAAAACCAATCGCGGCACCATCCGCTGCGGCTGCGCGGTACAGGCCGTGGCCGGCATGAGTTCGCAACTGATGAAAAAGGCCGGCATCCGCTCGCCGATCCAGACCTTTCCCCTGCAGGCCATGGTCACCCAGCCATTCAAGCCGTTCCTCGATCCGCTGGTGAGTTCCTCGGCCCTGCACTGCTACGTGCAGCAGACCAGTCGCGGCGAAGTGGTGTTCGGCGGCGGTTCCGACCCGTACCCGCTGTTCAACACCCGCTCGACCCTGGACCTGAAGGAAAGCCTGCTGGCCCACGCCATCGAGATGTTCCCGTTTCTGGCCAACGCCAAGCTGATGCGCCAGTGGGCCGGGATCACCGACATGACCCCGGACTACAGCCCGATCATGGGCCTGTCGCCGGTGAAGAACTACTACCTGGACGCCGGCTGGGGCACCTGGGGCTTCAAGGCCACGCCGATCTGCGGCAAGACCATGGCCGAACTGGTCGCCAGCGGCGGCCAGGTGCCGGAGCTGATCAAGCCGTTTGGCCTGGAGCGTTTCTCCACCTTCCAGCAAGTCAACGAAATGGGCGCGACAGCGGCCAGCCACTGA
- a CDS encoding sarcosine oxidase subunit delta, with protein sequence MKVMNCPLNGPRNISEFTYGGEFKPMPDPHTCSDAQWADYVFNSEDTLGVVREWWMHNPSSYWFLVERHTGSDEILRTFDPRELFDTRVDFTAAPTQETVR encoded by the coding sequence ATGAAAGTGATGAATTGCCCGCTCAACGGGCCACGCAACATCAGCGAATTCACCTACGGCGGCGAATTCAAGCCGATGCCCGATCCGCACACCTGCAGCGATGCGCAATGGGCCGACTACGTGTTCAACAGCGAGGACACCCTCGGCGTGGTCCGCGAATGGTGGATGCATAACCCGTCCAGCTACTGGTTCCTGGTCGAACGGCACACCGGCAGTGACGAGATCCTGCGGACCTTCGATCCCCGCGAACTGTTCGACACCCGCGTTGACTTCACTGCCGCGCCCACCCAGGAGACCGTGCGATGA
- the folD gene encoding bifunctional methylenetetrahydrofolate dehydrogenase/methenyltetrahydrofolate cyclohydrolase FolD, with product MSTSKLIDGKAAAARVLAQVKSDVQDLKKAGIEPALAVILVGQDPASQVYVRNKILRAEEAGIRSLEYRLGADTTQAQLLNLITELNEDESINGILLQLPLPAHIEETCALQAIAPDKDVDGFHSENVGGLSQGRNVLTPCTPSGCLQLLEDACGDLSGKHAVVVGRSNIVGKPMAALLLKAHCSVTVLHSRSVDAQALCRQADIVVAAVGRPRLIDASWLKPGAVVIDVGINRIDDAGRSRLVGDVDFDSALPQVSAITPVPGGVGPMTIAFLMKNTVTAAAQQAQTQRRHLEALCHSIY from the coding sequence GTGAGTACCTCCAAGCTGATCGATGGCAAGGCCGCCGCCGCGCGGGTATTGGCTCAGGTCAAGAGCGATGTCCAGGACCTGAAGAAGGCGGGTATCGAACCGGCCCTCGCGGTGATTCTTGTCGGCCAGGACCCGGCCAGCCAGGTCTATGTACGCAACAAGATCCTGCGTGCCGAAGAGGCCGGGATCCGCTCGCTGGAATACCGTCTGGGCGCCGATACGACCCAGGCGCAGTTGCTCAATCTGATTACCGAATTGAACGAGGACGAGAGCATCAACGGCATCCTGCTGCAGTTGCCGCTACCGGCCCATATCGAGGAAACCTGTGCCTTGCAGGCGATCGCTCCGGACAAGGATGTCGACGGTTTCCACAGCGAAAACGTCGGCGGCCTGAGCCAGGGCCGCAACGTACTGACGCCCTGCACCCCCAGTGGCTGCCTGCAACTGCTGGAAGATGCCTGTGGAGACCTGAGCGGCAAGCACGCGGTGGTGGTCGGCCGCTCGAACATCGTCGGCAAGCCGATGGCCGCGCTGCTGCTCAAGGCCCACTGTTCGGTCACCGTGCTCCACTCGCGCAGCGTCGATGCCCAGGCCCTGTGCCGCCAGGCCGACATCGTGGTCGCCGCCGTCGGCCGCCCGCGCCTGATCGATGCCAGCTGGCTCAAACCCGGTGCGGTGGTGATCGACGTTGGTATCAACCGCATCGACGACGCCGGGCGCAGCCGCCTGGTCGGTGATGTCGACTTCGACAGCGCCCTGCCCCAGGTCTCGGCCATCACCCCGGTTCCCGGTGGCGTCGGCCCGATGACCATCGCCTTTCTGATGAAAAACACGGTGACCGCTGCCGCTCAGCAGGCCCAAACCCAACGCCGTCACCTGGAGGCTCTATGCCACTCCATCTATTGA
- the purU gene encoding formyltetrahydrofolate deformylase: protein MQHEKNPFILKISCPATSGIVAAVASYLAGNGCYIGEMAQFDDDFSGKFFMRAVFRFNDGHSGDIAQLKAGFAEVAQAFDMGWELHDTREPMRVLLMVSKFDHCLTDLLYRYHKGEMDMTITAIVSNHLDLRPMAEREGIRFIYLPVTKETKAQQEAALMKVVDETGTELVVLARYMQILSDDLCKQLSGRAINIHHSFLPGFKGAKPYHQAYERGVKLIGATAHYVTSDLDEGPIIEQEVQRVDHVYLPDDLVATGRDTETVALSKAVKYHLEHRVFLNNDRTVVFR from the coding sequence ATGCAACACGAAAAGAACCCTTTCATTCTCAAGATCAGCTGTCCGGCGACCTCCGGTATCGTCGCGGCGGTGGCCTCGTACCTGGCCGGCAATGGCTGCTACATCGGTGAAATGGCGCAGTTCGATGACGATTTCAGCGGCAAGTTCTTCATGCGCGCGGTGTTCCGTTTCAACGACGGCCACAGCGGCGACATCGCCCAGCTCAAGGCCGGTTTCGCCGAGGTTGCCCAGGCCTTCGACATGGGCTGGGAACTGCACGACACCCGCGAACCGATGCGCGTGCTGCTGATGGTCAGCAAGTTCGACCATTGCCTCACCGACCTGCTGTACCGCTACCACAAGGGCGAGATGGACATGACCATCACCGCCATCGTCTCCAACCACCTGGACCTGCGGCCCATGGCCGAGCGCGAGGGCATCCGCTTCATCTATCTGCCGGTGACCAAAGAAACCAAGGCCCAGCAGGAGGCGGCACTGATGAAGGTGGTCGACGAAACCGGCACCGAGCTGGTGGTCCTCGCCCGCTACATGCAGATCCTCTCGGACGACCTGTGCAAGCAACTCTCGGGCCGGGCGATCAACATCCACCACTCGTTCCTGCCCGGCTTCAAGGGTGCCAAGCCCTATCACCAGGCCTACGAACGCGGCGTGAAGCTGATCGGCGCCACCGCGCACTACGTCACCAGCGACCTGGACGAGGGACCGATCATCGAGCAGGAAGTGCAGCGGGTGGACCATGTCTACCTGCCGGATGATCTGGTCGCCACCGGGCGCGACACCGAAACCGTGGCCTTGTCCAAGGCGGTCAAGTACCACCTGGAACACCGCGTTTTTCTCAACAACGACAGAACGGTGGTCTTCCGGTGA
- a CDS encoding helix-turn-helix domain-containing protein encodes MNMPDEQPPKLKLEQYLGIQIKRQRQAQELKLADVARIAGISQGMLSKIENAQVSTSLDILSRLCDVLGMPMSKLFSQYDQQGGSALLVKHDEGLEVVRRGTEKGHTYHLLNHTRGPKKSFEAYMVSMDDASEEFPTFSHPGTEFLHLLEGELVYRHGNQLYAMEAGDSLTFDGEIPHGPEKLVQVPIRLLSIMNYGASGE; translated from the coding sequence ATGAACATGCCTGACGAACAACCACCCAAGTTGAAGCTCGAGCAGTACCTGGGGATCCAGATCAAGCGCCAGCGCCAGGCCCAGGAGTTGAAACTGGCCGATGTGGCGCGCATCGCCGGGATCAGCCAGGGCATGTTGAGCAAGATCGAGAATGCCCAGGTGTCCACCAGCCTGGACATCCTCAGCCGCCTCTGCGACGTGCTCGGCATGCCGATGTCCAAGCTGTTCAGCCAGTACGATCAGCAAGGCGGCAGCGCGCTGCTGGTCAAGCATGACGAGGGCCTGGAGGTGGTGCGTCGCGGCACCGAGAAAGGCCACACCTACCACCTGCTCAACCACACCCGTGGGCCGAAGAAGAGTTTCGAGGCGTACATGGTGAGCATGGACGACGCCAGCGAGGAGTTCCCGACCTTCTCCCACCCCGGCACGGAGTTCCTGCACCTGCTCGAAGGCGAGCTGGTCTACCGCCACGGCAACCAGTTGTACGCCATGGAAGCCGGCGACAGCCTGACCTTCGACGGCGAGATTCCCCATGGCCCGGAGAAGCTGGTGCAGGTGCCGATCCGCCTGCTGTCGATCATGAACTACGGCGCCTCGGGGGAGTAA
- the glnT gene encoding type III glutamate--ammonia ligase, whose translation MLPPETQRLIEEHGIKYVLAQFVDIHGSSKTKSVPVSGLEMVAEEGAGFAGFAICGMGMEPHGPDFMARGDLASLTPVPWQKGYGRVVCIGHVEGKPWPYDSRYVLQRQVERLSDRGWTLNTGLEPEFSLFKRDTSGHLQLVDSSDALDKPCYDYKGLSRSRDFLERLTEALQPVGFDIYQIDHEDANGQFEINYTYSDAMESADRFTFFRMAAGEIANDMGMICSFMPKPDPKRAGNGMHFHLSISSATSKNLFHDPSDPSGMGLSKLAYHFAAGLLAHGPALCAFAAPTVNSYKRLVVGNSLSGATWAPAFIAFGANNRSAMVRVPYGRLEFRLPDAGCNPYLVSAAIIAAGLDGIDRQLEIDHVCNENLYKLSLEEIAARGIKTLPQSLKEACDALEADPLFAEVLGREIVGEFIKLKRMEWVEYSRHVSDWEVQRYTEFF comes from the coding sequence ATGTTGCCACCCGAAACACAGCGGCTGATCGAGGAGCACGGGATCAAATACGTGCTGGCTCAGTTCGTCGATATCCACGGTTCGTCCAAGACCAAATCGGTGCCGGTTTCGGGGTTGGAAATGGTTGCTGAAGAGGGGGCGGGTTTTGCCGGGTTTGCCATCTGTGGCATGGGCATGGAACCCCACGGGCCGGACTTCATGGCCAGGGGCGACCTGGCGTCGCTGACCCCGGTGCCCTGGCAGAAAGGCTACGGCCGCGTGGTGTGCATCGGTCATGTCGAAGGCAAGCCCTGGCCCTACGACAGCCGCTACGTGTTGCAACGTCAGGTCGAGCGCCTGAGCGACCGTGGCTGGACCCTCAACACCGGTCTTGAACCCGAGTTCAGTCTGTTCAAGCGTGATACCAGCGGCCACCTGCAACTGGTCGACAGCAGCGATGCCCTGGACAAGCCGTGCTACGACTACAAGGGCCTGTCGCGTTCCCGCGACTTCCTCGAGCGCCTGACTGAAGCCCTGCAGCCGGTGGGTTTCGACATCTACCAGATCGACCATGAGGACGCCAACGGCCAGTTCGAGATCAACTACACCTACAGCGATGCCATGGAGTCGGCAGACCGCTTCACCTTCTTCCGCATGGCCGCCGGCGAGATCGCCAATGACATGGGCATGATCTGTTCGTTCATGCCCAAGCCCGATCCGAAGCGCGCTGGCAACGGCATGCACTTCCACCTGTCGATCAGCAGCGCGACCAGCAAGAACCTGTTTCACGACCCCAGCGATCCGAGCGGCATGGGCCTGTCGAAGCTGGCCTATCACTTTGCTGCGGGGCTGCTGGCCCACGGCCCGGCGCTGTGTGCGTTCGCTGCGCCTACGGTCAACTCCTACAAGCGCCTGGTGGTCGGCAACTCGTTGTCCGGTGCCACCTGGGCGCCGGCCTTTATCGCCTTTGGCGCCAACAACCGCTCGGCCATGGTCCGGGTGCCCTATGGCCGACTGGAGTTCCGCCTGCCGGACGCCGGCTGCAACCCCTACCTGGTCAGCGCGGCGATCATCGCTGCGGGCCTGGATGGCATCGACCGCCAGCTGGAAATCGACCACGTCTGCAACGAGAACCTCTACAAGCTGAGCCTGGAAGAGATCGCCGCCCGTGGCATCAAGACCCTGCCGCAGTCGCTGAAAGAGGCCTGCGATGCATTGGAAGCCGACCCGCTGTTCGCCGAAGTGCTGGGCCGCGAGATCGTCGGCGAATTCATCAAGCTCAAGCGCATGGAGTGGGTGGAATACAGCCGCCATGTGAGCGATTGGGAAGTGCAGCGCTACACCGAGTTTTTCTGA